The following coding sequences lie in one Arachis ipaensis cultivar K30076 chromosome B05, Araip1.1, whole genome shotgun sequence genomic window:
- the LOC110272124 gene encoding pentatricopeptide repeat-containing protein At1g62914, mitochondrial-like produces MEEVKRATFSIHPQSAPGDDGMTAKFFQSFWNILSGDVFRAVKSFFSEGRILKGFNHTQIYLIPKISDAKDMTQNSHSPDVITYSSLIFGLCLEGQYKEAIDLLSDMVLRNITPNVYTYNTLIDGLCKEGKIKDAKSVLAVMTKDGVKLDVVTYNSLMDGYCLVNEMRSKNLVPNTITYSTLIDGLGKSRRILCALEVLEKMHDRGQPANIVTYSSLLDALFNMKQPDKALMLFNQMKESGIDPDIYTYNILIDGLYKNGRIKKAKENL; encoded by the exons ATGGAGGAAGTGAAACGTGCAACATTTAGCATTCATCCTCAAAGTGCTCCAGGAGATGATGGTAtgacagcaaaattttttcaaagcttTTGGAACATACTTAGTGGTGATGTGTTTCGAGCAGTTAAGAGCTTCTTTTCAGAGGGCAGAATTTTGAAGGGTTTTAACCACACTCAAATCTATCTTATTCCCAAGATTTCTGATGCTAAAGATATGACTCAG AACTCCCATTCTCCCGATGTTATCACATACAGTTCTCTCATTTTTGGATTGTGTCTTGAGGGTCAATACAAGGAAGCCATTGATTTGTTAAGTGATATGGTGCTTAGAAACATTACTCCTAATGTTTATACCTATAATACTTTGATTGATGGACTATGCAAGGAAGGAAAGATCAAAGATGCTAAGAGTGTGTTGGCTGTAATGACAAAAGATGGTGTGAAACTAGATGTGGTTACTTATAACAGCTTAATGGATGGATATTGTTTGGTTAATGAG ATGCGTTCCAAGAACTTGGTTCCTAACACGATAACTTACAGTACTCTTATTGATGGCTTGGGAAAATCAAGGAGAATCCTTTGTGCCTTGGAGGTTCTTGAAAAGATGCATGATCGAGGTCAACCCGCTAATATAGTTACTTACAGTTCTTTGCTGGATGCTTTGTTCAATATGAAACAACCTGACAAGGCACTTATGTTATTCAATCAAATGAAAGAGAGTGGCATTGATccagatatatatacatataacataCTTATAGATGGCctgtacaaaaatggaagaattaAAAAGGCAAAAGAGAATTTG
- the LOC107644179 gene encoding pentatricopeptide repeat-containing protein At1g12300, mitochondrial-like, with protein sequence MGRMALAFSILAKIFRMGFQPDTITLTTILKGLCLCGNVEKALHFHATMLAHGFYFNQVTYGTLINGLCKTGHTSAAIQMLRKISRCLVGQYKEAVLLLNDMILINVTPNVHTYSILIDGLCKEGKIKDAKNVLAVMTKHGVKPNVVTYNSLMDGYCLVNQVNKAKYVFNTMAESRAFPNVRSYNIMINGFCKSKMIDDALNLFEEMHRKNLVPDTVTYSTLVDGLGKSRRILCALELLEKMHDRGQPANIVTYNSLLDGMFNIKQHDKALMLFKEMKESGIDPDITYSILIDACAKVEDLKMQKRYFKIFQLKAVLQM encoded by the coding sequence ATGGGTCGTATGGCGCTTGCTTTCTCTATATTGGCCAAGATTTTCAGGATGGGTTTTCAGCCTGATACCATAACGTTGACAACAATCCTGAAAGGCCTCTGTCTCTGTGGTAATGTTGAAAAAGCACTGCACTTTCATGCCACAATGCTGGCTCATGGATTTTACTTTAATCAAGTCACTTATGGGACCTTGATCAATGGGCTTTGTAAGACCGGACACACATCAGCTGCTATTCAAATGTTGAGAAAGATCTCACGGTGTCTTGTGGGTCAATATAAGGAAGCCGTTCTTTTGCTAAATGATATGATTCTCATAAACGTTACTCCAAATGTTCATACCTATAGCATTTTGATCGATGGGCTATGCAAGGAAGGAAAGATCAAAGATGCTAAGAATGTGTTGGCTGTGATGACAAAACATGGTGTGAAACCAAATGTGGTTACTTATAACAGCTTAATGGACGGATATTGTTTGGTTAATCAGGTAAATAAGGCAAAATATGTATTCAACACAATGGCCGAGAGTAGAGCGTTTCCTAATGTTCGAAGTTATAATATCATGATTAATGGCTTTTGTAAGAGTAAAATGATCGATGACGCCTTGAATCTCTTCGAAGAGATGCATCGCAAGAACTTGGTTCCTGACACGGTAACTTACAGTACTCTAGTTGATGGCTTGGGAAAATCAAGAAGAATCCTTTGTGCCTTAGAGCTTCTTGAAAAGATGCATGATCGAGGTCAACCTGCTAATATAGTCACTTACAATTCCTTGTTGGATGGGATGTTCAATATCAAACAACATGACAAGGCACTTATGTTATTCAAGGAAATGAAAGAGAGTGGCATTGATCCAGATATTACATACAGCATACTTATAGATGCCTGTGCAAAAGTGGAAGACTTAAAAATgcaaaagagatatttcaagatCTTTCAATTAAAGGCTGTTCTCCAAATGTGA
- the LOC110272125 gene encoding putative pentatricopeptide repeat-containing protein At1g12700, mitochondrial, with amino-acid sequence MLSMRRPPSIIQFTKILGSLSKTNHFSTAISLFQQLQAKGIAPDLFTLSIVINCCCGMGRMTLAFSVLAKIFRMDYQPNTVTLTTILKGLYLCGSVEKAVRFHDRVLAHGFHFNQVTYGTLINGLCKTGHTSAAIQVLRKIPRYGVAPNVFMYSAIIDSLCKDTLVSQAFHLFSEMLAKGISPDVITYSSLIFGLCLEGQYKEAIDLLSDMMLRNITPNVRTYSILIDGLCKEGKIKDAKSVLAVMAKHGVKPDVVTYTSLMDGYCLVNQVNKAKYIFNTMAQSRVSPNVQSYSIMINGFCKSKMVDEALNLFEEMRCCCCGCG; translated from the coding sequence ATGCTCTCTATGCGTCGCCCTCCATCCATCATTCAATTCACCAAGATTTTGGGATCTCTTTCCAAGACCAACCATTTCTCCACCGCCATTTCCCTTTTTCAGCAATTGCAAGCCAAAGGAATCGCTCCCGACTTATTTACTTTGAGCATCGTAATTAATTGTTGTTGCGGCATGGGTCGTATGACGCTTGCTTTCTCTGTATTGGCCAAGATTTTCAGAATGGATTATCAACCTAATACGGTAACATTGACCACAATCCTGAAAGGTCTCTATCTCTGTGGTAGTGTTGAAAAAGCAGTGCGCTTTCATGACAGAGTGCTTGCTCATGGATTTCACTTTAATCAAGTCACTTATGGGACCTTGATCAATGGCCTCTGTAAGACCGGACACACGTCAGCTGCTATTCAAGTGTTGAGAAAGATCCCACGGTATGGCGTTGCTCCTAATGTCTTTATGTACAGCGCAATTATTGATAGCCTCTGCAAGGATACACTTGTAAGTCAGGCTTTTCATTTATTCTCTGAAATGCTTGCTAAGGGAATTTCTCCCGATGTTATCACATACAGTTCTCTCATTTTTGGATTGTGTCTTGAAGGTCAATATAAGGAAGCCATTGATTTGTTAAGTGATATGATGCTTAGAAACATTACTCCAAATGTTCGTACCTATAGTATTTTGATCGATGGGCTATGCAAGGAAGGAAAGATCAAAGATGCTAAGAGTGTATTGGCTGTAATGGCAAAACATGGCGTGAAACCAGATGTGGTTACTTATACCAGCTTAATGGATGGATATTGTTTGGTTAATCAGGTAAATAAGGCAAAATATATATTCAACACAATGGCCCAAAGTAGAGTGTCACCCAATGTTCAAAGTTACAGTATCATGATTAATGGCTTCTGTAAAAGTAAAATGGTCGATGAAGCCTTGAATCTCTTTGAAGAAATGCGCTGCTGCTGCTGCGGTTGTGGCTGA